A stretch of Campylobacter volucris DNA encodes these proteins:
- a CDS encoding prepilin-type N-terminal cleavage/methylation domain-containing protein, with the protein MKQAFSLLELVLSLVIFGIIAYVLTSPSLQIYKRVFEIKNKNSIFFDLNQALLGIEKIYQTCIEIKYDTNYFECYMSANDDIFYDVNLKVLNFSGIVLDGENFISPNSRFYFIENGVLNGVLSNYKDLHLAKKQKIYPYDFIYMYALNDNKIYKVYVQDKENVNFYGESFSGFYHVVYAFIKIIYEDKKIFFEIKDFENRQDRFLFADEIDQFGIEKDQNFIKITLCKNDECLSKWMFK; encoded by the coding sequence ATGAAGCAAGCTTTTAGTTTATTAGAACTTGTTTTGAGCTTAGTTATATTTGGAATTATTGCATATGTTTTAACCAGTCCTTCTTTACAAATTTATAAAAGAGTTTTTGAAATAAAAAATAAAAATAGTATTTTCTTTGATTTAAACCAAGCTTTATTAGGCATAGAAAAAATTTATCAAACTTGTATTGAAATTAAATATGATACAAATTATTTTGAGTGTTATATGAGTGCAAATGATGACATTTTTTATGATGTAAATTTAAAAGTATTAAATTTTAGTGGTATTGTGCTTGATGGAGAAAATTTTATAAGCCCAAATAGTAGATTTTATTTTATTGAAAATGGTGTTTTAAATGGAGTTTTAAGTAATTATAAAGATTTGCATTTAGCTAAAAAGCAAAAAATTTATCCTTATGATTTTATATACATGTATGCTTTAAATGACAATAAAATTTATAAAGTATATGTTCAAGATAAAGAAAATGTAAATTTTTATGGTGAAAGTTTTAGTGGATTTTATCATGTTGTGTATGCTTTTATAAAAATCATTTATGAAGATAAAAAGATATTTTTTGAAATTAAAGATTTTGAAAATAGGCAAGATAGATTTTTATTTGCTGATGAGATCGATCAATTTGGCATAGAGAAAGATCAAAATTTTATTAAAATTACACTTTGTAAAAATGATGAGTGTTTAAGCAAATGGATGTTTAAGTGA
- the lon gene encoding endopeptidase La, which translates to MKLDNNQNYPTQLPVIIEDELFLYPFMITPIFLSDTQNIKALDLAIQNETMIFVAPSKIEGGRSFDDIYDCGVIGNVMRKVPLPDGRIKILFQGYAKAKIINQLSNEPLCALVDLIHQEPLCSTKKEAIMEVLREKAKALSTVSHYFPPDLLRTIEEDNEPSRICDLILNSIKIKKHQAYEFFIETNLETKLLNLIDYLAKEIEANKIQKEIKNKVHSKIDKVNKEYFLKEQLKQIQRELGSDIQKESEVEEYNKKLEKKKAFMYEDAYKEIKKQIQKYERIHQDNSEASMVQTYIETVLDIPFESSSKKKLNLSDVIKQLNTDHYALEKPKERIEEYFAVKELLEKRKIKDKDGAKVILCLVGPPGVGKTSLANSVAKALKRELVRIALGGLEDVNELRGHRRTYIGAMPGRIIQGLIEAKQSNPVVVLDEIDKLSHNHRGDPSAVLLEILDPEQNTKFRDYYLNFNIDLSKIIFIATANDASLIPAALKDRMEFIELSSYTPQEKFQIAKDYLIPDEIKKHGLKKEEITFDKKAIELIISDYTRESGVRNLRRKIAEICRKCVKKLLLNKEFKTIKITTKNLKDFLDKKVFEIEKHEKENKIGQVNGLAWTAVGGDVLKIEAIKIKGKGELTLTGSLGDVMKESAKISQSLIKNLIDQNIIKVPKNLIYKEDESVYNLYNLHIHVPDGATPKDGPSAGITITTAIASIFSNKKVRSDVAMTGEIDLMGNVLPIGGLKEKLIAAYKAEISTAIIPHKNYERDLKDIPQEVIDNMKIIGVKNLAEVLKIVLV; encoded by the coding sequence ATGAAATTAGATAATAATCAAAATTATCCTACTCAACTTCCAGTGATCATAGAAGATGAATTATTTTTATATCCTTTTATGATTACTCCTATTTTTTTAAGTGATACGCAAAATATCAAAGCACTTGATTTAGCTATACAAAATGAAACAATGATATTTGTAGCTCCTTCTAAGATAGAAGGTGGAAGAAGTTTTGATGATATTTATGATTGTGGAGTAATTGGAAATGTCATGAGAAAGGTTCCTCTTCCAGATGGGAGAATTAAAATTTTATTTCAAGGCTATGCTAAAGCAAAAATTATCAATCAGCTTTCAAATGAGCCACTATGTGCTTTAGTTGATTTGATCCACCAAGAGCCATTATGTTCCACCAAAAAAGAAGCCATAATGGAAGTTTTAAGAGAAAAAGCTAAAGCTTTATCCACGGTAAGTCATTATTTTCCACCTGATCTTTTAAGAACCATAGAAGAAGATAACGAACCAAGTAGAATTTGTGATCTTATCTTAAATTCTATTAAAATTAAAAAACACCAAGCTTATGAATTTTTTATCGAAACTAATTTAGAAACCAAACTTTTAAATTTAATTGATTATCTTGCCAAAGAAATAGAAGCAAATAAAATCCAAAAAGAAATCAAAAACAAAGTACATTCTAAAATAGATAAAGTCAATAAGGAATATTTCTTAAAAGAACAGCTTAAACAAATTCAAAGAGAACTAGGAAGTGATATACAAAAAGAAAGCGAAGTAGAAGAATATAATAAAAAATTAGAAAAAAAGAAAGCTTTTATGTATGAAGATGCATACAAAGAAATAAAAAAACAAATTCAAAAATATGAAAGAATTCATCAAGATAACTCTGAAGCTTCTATGGTGCAAACTTATATCGAAACTGTTTTAGATATACCTTTTGAATCATCATCTAAGAAAAAACTAAATTTATCAGATGTTATCAAGCAATTAAATACAGATCATTATGCTTTAGAAAAACCAAAAGAACGCATAGAAGAGTATTTTGCCGTAAAAGAGCTATTAGAAAAACGCAAAATCAAAGATAAAGATGGGGCTAAAGTGATTTTATGTCTTGTAGGTCCTCCTGGCGTAGGAAAGACATCTTTAGCAAATTCAGTCGCCAAAGCTTTAAAAAGAGAGTTAGTTCGTATTGCACTAGGTGGTCTTGAAGATGTAAATGAACTAAGAGGTCATAGAAGAACTTATATAGGAGCAATGCCTGGACGCATCATACAAGGACTTATAGAAGCAAAACAAAGTAATCCCGTTGTCGTACTAGATGAAATTGATAAATTAAGTCACAATCACAGAGGCGATCCAAGTGCAGTTTTACTTGAAATTTTAGATCCTGAACAAAATACTAAATTTAGAGATTATTATTTAAATTTTAATATAGATTTAAGTAAAATCATTTTTATAGCAACTGCCAATGATGCAAGCTTAATCCCTGCTGCTTTAAAAGATAGAATGGAATTTATAGAACTTAGTTCTTACACTCCTCAAGAAAAATTCCAAATCGCAAAAGATTATTTAATACCTGATGAAATTAAAAAACATGGGCTTAAAAAAGAAGAAATTACTTTTGATAAAAAAGCTATAGAATTAATCATTAGCGATTATACAAGAGAATCAGGAGTTAGAAATTTAAGAAGAAAAATCGCAGAAATTTGTAGAAAATGCGTAAAAAAACTTCTTTTAAATAAAGAATTTAAAACTATCAAAATCACAACTAAAAATCTAAAAGATTTTTTAGACAAAAAAGTCTTTGAAATAGAAAAGCATGAAAAAGAAAATAAAATTGGTCAAGTAAATGGCCTTGCATGGACTGCTGTTGGTGGAGATGTATTAAAAATAGAAGCTATTAAAATAAAAGGCAAAGGAGAGCTTACCCTTACTGGTAGTTTGGGTGATGTGATGAAAGAATCTGCAAAAATCTCTCAAAGTCTTATTAAAAATTTAATAGATCAAAATATTATTAAAGTTCCAAAAAATTTAATCTACAAAGAAGACGAAAGCGTTTATAATCTTTATAATCTCCATATTCATGTTCCAGATGGAGCTACGCCAAAAGATGGACCAAGTGCAGGCATTACCATAACTACTGCAATAGCTTCAATCTTTAGCAATAAAAAAGTAAGATCTGATGTTGCTATGACTGGAGAAATAGATCTAATGGGCAATGTTTTACCAATAGGTGGCTTAAAAGAAAAATTAATTGCTGCGTATAAAGCAGAAATTTCAACAGCCATTATCCCACATAAAAACTATGAAAGAGATTTAAAAGATATACCTCAAGAAGTCATTGATAATATGAAAATCATAGGGGTGAAAAATCTAGCAGAAGTTTTAAAAATAGTTCTTGTTTAA
- a CDS encoding PAS domain-containing protein: MSKEIILEANTLITSKTDLKGDIIYANDDFLKYAGYSMKEILYKPHSIVRHPDMPKTVFKCLWDYIQEGKEIFAFVKNKTKYNDYYWVFTNVTASYDENGNIINYYSVRRKPKQEAIATIEKVYQILLEAEKNGGIKAGIEELMKIVTSYNMNYNQLILALQK, translated from the coding sequence ATGTCAAAAGAAATAATCCTAGAAGCAAATACATTGATAACCTCAAAAACTGATTTAAAGGGTGATATTATTTATGCTAACGATGATTTTTTAAAATATGCAGGTTATAGTATGAAAGAAATTTTATACAAACCTCATAGTATAGTTCGTCATCCTGATATGCCAAAGACAGTTTTTAAATGTTTATGGGATTATATTCAAGAGGGTAAAGAAATTTTTGCTTTTGTAAAAAATAAAACCAAATATAATGATTATTATTGGGTTTTTACTAATGTTACAGCTTCATATGATGAAAATGGAAATATTATTAATTATTATTCTGTAAGGAGAAAACCTAAGCAAGAAGCAATTGCTACAATAGAAAAAGTATATCAAATACTTTTAGAAGCGGAAAAAAATGGTGGTATTAAAGCAGGAATTGAAGAATTAATGAAGATTGTTACTTCATATAATATGAACTATAATCAATTGATTCTTGCCTTGCAAAAATAA
- a CDS encoding pyrroline-5-carboxylate reductase, whose product MSEIYILGNGAMANAIALGLEDKYEITIVARDESKNIISKPNIKTISYKEFNLEGKNVILAFKPFALNDVAKMLKGEARWVVSVLANTTFEQLHVIKAQDYIKIMPNIAAKFKSSTTAYLMEKSLFKDEILQVLNTFGKSFLLQNEKEFDIAMVLSGCAPAFLALVAEALANAGVRGGLKNDLSYNLTKATFESFSALFNQEHPALIKEKICSPAGVTIKGIEALEKRALRAAFFEAFLASSQK is encoded by the coding sequence ATGTCTGAAATTTATATTTTAGGAAATGGAGCTATGGCAAATGCTATAGCATTGGGGTTAGAAGATAAATATGAAATTACAATTGTCGCTAGAGATGAAAGTAAAAATATAATATCTAAACCAAACATTAAAACAATTTCCTATAAAGAATTTAATTTAGAAGGTAAAAATGTAATTTTAGCTTTTAAACCTTTTGCGTTAAATGATGTTGCAAAAATGTTAAAAGGTGAGGCAAGATGGGTTGTTTCTGTTTTGGCAAATACTACTTTTGAACAACTTCATGTCATAAAAGCACAAGATTATATAAAAATAATGCCTAATATTGCTGCGAAATTTAAATCTTCCACAACTGCGTATTTAATGGAAAAATCTTTATTTAAAGATGAAATCTTGCAAGTGCTTAATACTTTTGGTAAATCTTTTTTGCTTCAAAATGAAAAAGAATTTGATATTGCTATGGTTTTAAGTGGTTGTGCTCCTGCTTTTTTAGCTTTGGTAGCAGAAGCTTTAGCTAATGCTGGAGTAAGAGGTGGATTGAAAAATGATTTAAGTTATAATCTAACCAAGGCTACTTTTGAAAGCTTTAGTGCCTTGTTTAATCAAGAGCATCCAGCCTTGATAAAAGAAAAAATTTGCTCTCCAGCAGGAGTAACTATAAAAGGAATCGAAGCTTTGGAAAAAAGAGCTTTAAGGGCTGCATTTTTTGAAGCTTTTTTAGCTAGTTCTCAAAAATGA
- a CDS encoding outer membrane protein assembly factor BamD, whose amino-acid sequence MKKILISCTIICGLFLGACSSKKAEDLYNLSAIEWYQQIIKDLQEKNLEAADQHYTSMAAEHVADPLLEQTLLILAQAHISEEQYELANFYLDEYLNKFGDSQNIAYIRYLKIKAKFDSFAVPNRNQALMLQTIQEIQEYNQNYPNVQYNDLIDTMFTKFNLAIFYLDTSIAELYKKLGRKESYEIYKEKLENSDFKNLDMIKPELPWYRKIFEEGIL is encoded by the coding sequence ATGAAAAAAATTTTAATATCTTGTACTATTATTTGTGGATTATTTTTAGGAGCTTGTAGCTCAAAAAAAGCTGAGGATTTATATAATTTAAGTGCTATTGAGTGGTATCAACAAATCATCAAAGATTTACAAGAAAAAAATCTCGAAGCAGCAGATCAGCATTATACTTCAATGGCTGCTGAACATGTAGCAGATCCATTGCTAGAGCAAACTTTGTTAATTTTAGCACAAGCTCACATTAGCGAAGAACAATACGAACTAGCAAATTTTTACCTTGATGAATATTTAAATAAATTTGGCGATTCTCAAAATATTGCTTATATAAGATATTTAAAAATTAAAGCCAAATTTGATTCCTTTGCTGTACCTAATCGCAACCAAGCGCTAATGCTTCAAACCATACAAGAAATTCAAGAATACAATCAAAATTATCCAAATGTTCAATACAACGATTTAATCGATACTATGTTTACTAAATTTAATCTTGCAATTTTTTACCTTGATACTAGCATCGCAGAACTTTACAAAAAACTTGGTAGAAAAGAAAGTTATGAAATTTATAAAGAAAAATTAGAAAATTCTGATTTTAAAAATTTAGACATGATTAAACCTGAATTACCATGGTATAGAAAAATATTTGAAGAAGGTATATTGTAA
- the fliW gene encoding flagellar assembly protein FliW, with protein sequence MNLEVKCPILGFEETKNMNFYKIDEVFYRLKSLDGKDFSFVMIDPYMIRPDYDFEVPDYYQELLALNEKSSFGVFVIVAINKPLEESTVNFLAPVVMNYDNNSLVQVILDTTKYPNYFQSEKISAFIKQTSK encoded by the coding sequence ATGAATTTAGAGGTTAAATGTCCTATTTTAGGTTTTGAAGAAACCAAAAATATGAATTTTTACAAGATAGACGAGGTGTTTTATAGACTAAAAAGTCTTGATGGGAAAGATTTTTCTTTTGTGATGATTGATCCTTATATGATACGCCCAGATTATGATTTTGAAGTTCCTGATTATTATCAAGAATTATTAGCTTTAAATGAAAAATCAAGTTTTGGTGTTTTTGTAATTGTTGCTATTAATAAGCCTTTGGAAGAATCAACAGTAAATTTTTTAGCTCCTGTTGTGATGAATTATGACAATAATTCTTTAGTTCAAGTAATCTTAGATACAACTAAATATCCTAATTATTTTCAATCTGAAAAAATTTCAGCTTTTATCAAACAAACAAGTAAATAA
- a CDS encoding PAS domain-containing protein codes for MSKEKVLTSDVLITSKTNLRGEIIYANDDFLKYSDYSIEEILYKPHSLMRHPDMPRTVFKFLWDYIQEGKEIFAFVKNKTKYNDYYWVFANVTASHDINDNVINYYSVRRKPKQEAIATMEKIYRKLIEKEKDHGIKAGVEELQKIVKSYGMTYNQLMMEIQK; via the coding sequence GTGTCTAAAGAAAAAGTTTTAACTTCAGATGTTTTAATAACATCAAAGACAAATTTAAGGGGTGAAATTATTTACGCTAATGATGATTTTTTAAAATACTCAGATTATTCTATTGAAGAAATTTTATATAAACCTCATAGTCTTATGCGTCATCCTGATATGCCAAGAACGGTGTTTAAATTTTTATGGGATTATATTCAAGAGGGTAAAGAAATTTTTGCTTTTGTAAAAAATAAAACCAAATATAATGATTATTATTGGGTTTTTGCTAATGTAACAGCTTCGCATGATATAAATGATAATGTTATCAATTATTATTCTGTAAGAAGAAAACCTAAGCAAGAAGCAATTGCGACTATGGAAAAAATTTATAGAAAGCTTATAGAAAAAGAAAAAGATCATGGGATTAAAGCAGGAGTTGAAGAGCTCCAAAAAATAGTAAAATCTTATGGTATGACTTATAATCAACTTATGATGGAAATTCAAAAATAA